From Erwinia sp. HDF1-3R, one genomic window encodes:
- a CDS encoding serine protease, protein MNCVRSMRYLPLILAVFFPGQGQSASGDSSTVNREDPYTIKKINVDVLTAPLSGNSRSWRIEVPEAKELAATLDNVVLPTGSWLEVSDAAGKQQSIYNDKAFYDGSKPQIITSPIDGGVMIIKLFTTGNRSSSGHLVINQYRYIKGSTRAVIGDNQMKQAACYQDINPLFYSKSHAVVKANNGSGWNVAGGPYVITNHHVAGDAGSKSHSLTYNYESPGCSRTDATNTLQIRTERVVIAGSGDTDDWAVYKVDPLAYEEAGIKQIFGTLAINADTPKNELIKNLPLYIAQHPWGDYKRISSLDDDGGACKTISGNASETLAYTCDTAGGSSGSPVLLQSDSRVVALHYAGTSSKNIGVIGPYLYNKVKTLLPDANQASAATLGEGKVLVKNLDFYPDMPVPPQDIEATGAISLLSLYEGRLTDDETSTLFKAKVRVAGGGIVDANIRFSITTPCGEKNFSDANQCSQAGKRYLNSWLLRTDNPGVGSFTGWVAIRINDDKDQRLHNLILPVSYSSYDPFSSPIAEDSKVTEYTLTEKSTLTTSQVTYKSNLGFVAVYAGQGPLETVTGGTGYTTLKVQVKNAAGQVYIMTLRGNRKTTCSPALRPINSITGCGNVKPAALVLSYNKEDNMTLPVDTYSGILPIMAKRDSYDIAPILIHIEVAKK, encoded by the coding sequence ATGAACTGCGTACGTTCAATGCGTTACCTTCCCCTTATTTTAGCCGTTTTTTTTCCGGGTCAGGGACAATCTGCTTCTGGGGATTCCTCTACGGTTAACCGCGAAGATCCCTATACAATTAAAAAAATTAACGTCGATGTTTTGACGGCACCCTTATCAGGAAATAGCCGTAGCTGGCGAATTGAGGTTCCCGAGGCAAAAGAGTTAGCTGCAACTCTGGATAATGTCGTACTACCCACGGGTTCATGGCTTGAGGTGAGTGATGCCGCGGGAAAACAACAATCAATTTATAATGACAAAGCATTCTATGATGGCAGTAAACCTCAGATTATTACCTCGCCAATAGACGGCGGCGTCATGATTATAAAACTTTTCACCACCGGTAATAGGTCCTCCAGCGGACATCTGGTGATTAACCAATATCGCTATATCAAGGGAAGCACTCGGGCAGTAATTGGTGATAATCAGATGAAACAGGCGGCCTGTTACCAGGACATTAACCCCCTGTTTTATTCCAAAAGCCATGCCGTAGTAAAAGCCAATAATGGATCCGGATGGAATGTCGCGGGCGGGCCTTATGTGATAACCAATCATCATGTCGCAGGGGATGCCGGGAGCAAAAGCCATTCATTAACCTATAACTACGAGTCTCCAGGCTGTAGCCGTACGGATGCTACAAATACCCTGCAGATCCGAACGGAACGCGTCGTTATCGCAGGTTCCGGCGACACCGATGACTGGGCGGTTTATAAAGTCGATCCACTGGCGTATGAAGAGGCGGGGATTAAACAAATTTTTGGTACGCTGGCGATTAATGCTGATACACCTAAGAATGAGCTGATAAAAAATTTACCGCTCTATATTGCTCAGCATCCCTGGGGGGATTATAAACGTATTTCCTCCCTTGATGATGATGGTGGCGCCTGCAAGACAATTTCGGGTAACGCCAGTGAAACACTGGCCTATACCTGTGATACTGCTGGCGGATCATCAGGTTCTCCCGTGCTCCTTCAGTCCGATAGCCGCGTGGTTGCGCTGCATTACGCGGGCACCAGCTCTAAAAATATTGGCGTAATCGGTCCATATCTTTATAACAAGGTAAAGACGCTGTTACCTGATGCTAATCAGGCCAGTGCGGCTACCCTGGGTGAAGGGAAAGTATTAGTTAAAAATCTGGATTTTTATCCCGATATGCCGGTTCCGCCGCAGGACATCGAGGCAACGGGGGCAATAAGCCTTTTATCACTGTATGAAGGGCGCTTAACGGATGATGAGACCAGTACGCTTTTTAAAGCTAAGGTGCGTGTGGCCGGGGGCGGAATCGTCGATGCTAATATCCGTTTCAGCATCACAACGCCCTGTGGAGAAAAAAATTTCAGTGATGCAAATCAGTGTAGCCAGGCCGGAAAGCGCTATCTGAATAGCTGGCTGCTGCGTACTGACAATCCCGGAGTGGGGAGTTTCACCGGATGGGTGGCAATACGCATTAATGACGATAAGGATCAGCGTTTACATAATCTTATTCTGCCTGTGTCCTATTCCAGCTACGATCCGTTTAGTTCACCCATTGCAGAAGACAGTAAGGTAACAGAGTATACTCTGACAGAAAAAAGCACGCTAACGACCAGTCAGGTAACCTATAAATCTAATCTTGGCTTTGTTGCAGTTTATGCCGGGCAGGGTCCTCTGGAAACGGTGACTGGTGGGACAGGCTACACAACATTGAAGGTTCAGGTTAAGAACGCAGCCGGCCAGGTTTATATTATGACGCTGCGCGGTAACCGAAAGACGACCTGCTCTCCGGCTTTACGGCCCATCAACTCCATAACAGGCTGCGGTAATGTTAAACCGGCCGCTCTGGTACTTAGCTATAATAAAGAAGATAACATGACGTTACCCGTGGATACCTACAGTGGGATCCTGCCGATTATGGCTAAGCGCGACAGTTATGATATTGCCCCGATACTGATTCACATTGAAGTGGCTAAAAAGTAA
- the grxB gene encoding glutaredoxin 2, whose amino-acid sequence MKLYIYDHCPFCVKARMIFGLKNIPVELIVMLSDDVATPEKLIGQKMAPILMKEDGSCMPESLDIVEWVDKRNGEPLLTGSTNPAISEWLRRVNGYLNKLLLPRIAAASFAEFATPEARRYFHDKKEASQGSFDELKKHADGYIKNVNDDLRKLDKLIVQPNAVNGELSLDDIHLFPVLRSLSLIAGIEYPSRVADYRDNMAKQTQINLLSSIAA is encoded by the coding sequence TTGAAACTTTACATCTACGATCACTGTCCGTTCTGCGTAAAAGCCCGCATGATTTTCGGCCTGAAAAACATCCCTGTTGAGCTGATAGTGATGCTCAGTGACGATGTGGCCACGCCTGAGAAGCTGATTGGCCAGAAAATGGCACCGATCCTGATGAAAGAAGATGGCAGCTGCATGCCCGAAAGTCTGGATATCGTTGAATGGGTGGATAAGCGGAATGGTGAACCTCTCCTGACCGGCTCCACCAATCCCGCCATTAGCGAATGGCTGCGCCGCGTGAATGGCTATCTCAACAAACTGCTGCTGCCGCGTATTGCTGCGGCCTCCTTTGCCGAATTCGCTACGCCCGAGGCGCGCCGCTACTTTCATGATAAAAAGGAAGCCAGCCAGGGCAGCTTTGATGAACTCAAAAAGCATGCTGACGGCTATATCAAAAACGTCAACGACGATCTGCGCAAGCTCGATAAGCTCATTGTCCAGCCGAATGCGGTAAACGGTGAACTCTCTCTGGATGATATTCACCTGTTTCCGGTGCTGCGTTCGCTCAGCCTTATCGCCGGGATTGAGTACCCCAGCCGCGTGGCAGATTACCGCGACAATATGGCCAAACAGACCCAAATCAATTTGTTATCTTCGATAGCTGCCTGA
- a CDS encoding Gfo/Idh/MocA family oxidoreductase, with the protein MSQLRIGIVGLGNIAQKAWLPVVTQTTGWHIAGAFSPSQQKAKILCDSYRIPLFSQLDALAASCDAAFVHTSTETHFAIVKQLLLAGVDVCVDKPLAATLHEAEQLVELAHRRGRRLMVAFNRRFAPRYLQLKAQLSQPPVSLRMDKHRSNSVGPRDLFFTLLDDYLHVVDTALWLSGGVGKRQGGCLLTSDLGEMLYAEHHFTVGQARITTSMHRRAGTDRESVMAITDGSVWNVSDMRNFQQERGGQLISDPVPSWQTTSQLRGFTGAAHHFIDCVQNQTQPQTSGDQALMAQRIVEKLWRENERE; encoded by the coding sequence ATGAGTCAACTTCGTATAGGCATTGTCGGATTGGGTAATATTGCGCAGAAAGCCTGGCTACCGGTGGTGACGCAGACCACGGGCTGGCATATCGCCGGGGCCTTTTCTCCCAGTCAGCAAAAAGCCAAAATCCTCTGTGACAGCTACCGTATACCGCTTTTCTCGCAGCTGGATGCGCTGGCCGCCAGCTGTGATGCCGCGTTCGTTCACACCTCAACCGAGACGCATTTCGCTATCGTTAAACAGCTGCTGCTGGCGGGCGTGGATGTCTGCGTGGATAAACCGCTGGCAGCAACGTTACATGAAGCGGAACAGCTGGTGGAGCTGGCCCATCGCCGGGGGCGCAGGCTGATGGTGGCGTTTAATCGCCGGTTTGCGCCACGTTACCTACAGCTAAAAGCGCAGCTCAGCCAGCCGCCGGTGTCACTGAGAATGGATAAGCACCGCAGCAATAGCGTCGGCCCGCGCGATCTGTTCTTTACCCTGCTGGATGATTATTTGCACGTGGTGGACACCGCGCTATGGCTAAGCGGCGGCGTTGGCAAGCGGCAGGGCGGATGTTTGCTGACCAGCGATTTGGGCGAAATGCTGTATGCGGAGCATCACTTTACGGTGGGGCAGGCAAGGATAACGACCAGTATGCACCGTCGGGCAGGAACCGATCGTGAATCCGTCATGGCCATTACGGATGGCAGCGTATGGAACGTCAGCGACATGCGCAATTTTCAGCAGGAGCGCGGTGGCCAGCTGATAAGTGACCCTGTGCCAAGCTGGCAAACCACGTCGCAACTGCGTGGTTTTACCGGCGCAGCGCACCATTTTATCGACTGCGTGCAGAATCAGACGCAGCCGCAGACCTCGGGTGATCAGGCACTGATGGCACAGCGTATCGTTGAGAAACTTTGGCGGGAAAACGAGCGCGAATAA
- the murJ gene encoding murein biosynthesis integral membrane protein MurJ: MNLLKSLAAVSSMTLFSRVLGFARDAIVARIFGAGMATDAFFVAFKLPNLLRRIFAEGAFSQAFVPILAEYKSQKGEEATRIFVAYVSGLLTLALALVTVLGMLAAPWVILITAPGFADTADKFALTSSLLRITFPYILLISLASLAGAILNTWNRFSVPAFVPTLLNVSMIGFALFAAPHFHPPVLALAWAVVAGGVLQLGYQLPHLRKIGMLVLPRLNLKDAGVWRVMRQMGPAILGVSVSQISLIINTIFASFLVSGSVSWMYYADRLMEFPSGVLGVALGTILLPSLAKSFSSGNHDEYSRLMDWGLRLCFLLALPSAVALGILAKPLTVALFQYGKFTAFDASMTQRALVAYSVGLMGLIVVKVLAPGFYSRQNIKTPVKIAVVTLIVTQLMNLAFIGPLKHAGLSLSIGLAACLNASLLYWQLRKQKIFQPQPGWTSFLVRLLLAVVAMAAALVGMMMIMPDWASGNMLWRLVRLAGVCAVGGGVYFIVLALLGFRVSDYARRTAS; the protein is encoded by the coding sequence ATGAACCTGTTGAAATCGCTAGCGGCGGTCAGCTCGATGACCCTGTTTTCGCGCGTGCTGGGATTTGCCCGCGATGCCATTGTGGCAAGAATATTTGGTGCCGGGATGGCAACGGATGCATTTTTTGTGGCGTTTAAACTGCCCAACCTGCTGCGGCGTATCTTTGCTGAGGGCGCGTTTTCTCAGGCGTTTGTGCCGATCCTGGCGGAATACAAAAGTCAGAAGGGGGAAGAGGCGACCAGAATCTTTGTTGCCTATGTCTCCGGCCTGCTCACGCTGGCGCTGGCGCTGGTCACGGTGCTGGGCATGCTGGCCGCACCCTGGGTTATTCTGATTACCGCGCCGGGATTTGCCGATACGGCAGATAAATTTGCTCTGACCTCGTCCCTGCTGCGCATCACCTTTCCCTATATCCTGCTGATTTCCCTGGCCTCGCTGGCGGGTGCGATCCTGAATACCTGGAACCGCTTTTCGGTACCTGCGTTCGTTCCGACGCTATTAAACGTCAGTATGATCGGTTTTGCCCTGTTTGCCGCACCGCATTTCCATCCCCCCGTACTGGCACTGGCGTGGGCCGTGGTCGCGGGCGGCGTGCTACAGCTGGGTTATCAGCTGCCGCACCTTCGGAAAATTGGCATGCTGGTGCTGCCGCGACTCAATCTTAAGGACGCGGGCGTCTGGCGGGTGATGCGCCAGATGGGGCCAGCGATACTTGGCGTATCGGTCAGCCAGATATCACTGATTATTAACACCATTTTCGCCTCGTTTCTGGTCTCCGGTTCAGTCTCCTGGATGTACTACGCCGATCGCCTGATGGAGTTCCCCTCCGGCGTTCTGGGCGTGGCATTGGGGACTATTCTGCTGCCCTCCCTGGCGAAAAGCTTTTCCAGCGGCAATCATGACGAATATTCCCGCCTGATGGACTGGGGGTTAAGGCTCTGCTTCCTGCTGGCGTTGCCCAGCGCGGTTGCGCTGGGGATCCTGGCAAAACCGCTCACCGTGGCACTGTTTCAGTACGGCAAGTTCACCGCCTTTGATGCCTCGATGACTCAGCGGGCGCTGGTGGCGTACTCCGTTGGCCTGATGGGACTCATCGTGGTGAAGGTATTGGCTCCCGGTTTCTACTCACGTCAGAACATCAAGACGCCGGTTAAAATTGCCGTTGTCACCCTGATAGTGACCCAGCTGATGAATCTGGCTTTTATCGGTCCGCTGAAGCATGCCGGACTGTCGCTGTCGATTGGGCTGGCGGCCTGTCTGAATGCCTCGCTGCTCTACTGGCAGCTGCGTAAGCAAAAAATCTTTCAGCCCCAGCCGGGCTGGACAAGCTTCCTGGTACGCCTGCTGCTGGCGGTAGTCGCGATGGCCGCTGCGCTGGTCGGTATGATGATGATTATGCCTGACTGGGCGAGCGGCAATATGCTCTGGCGGCTGGTGCGACTGGCGGGTGTCTGTGCGGTGGGCGGCGGCGTCTACTTCATCGTTCTGGCGCTGCTGGGCTTCCGCGTGAGCGATTACGCGCGGCGCACGGCATCATAA
- the flgC gene encoding flagellar basal body rod protein FlgC, which produces MSLLNIFDIAGSAMNAQSQRLNVSASNLANADSVTGPDGQPYVAKQVVFQTNAEPGSPTGGVRVSQVVDDPTPAKLVYEPGNPMADAKGYVKMPNVDVVGETVNTLSASRSYQANVEVLNTVKQMMMKTLTMGQ; this is translated from the coding sequence ATGTCTTTACTCAATATTTTTGATATTGCGGGATCGGCGATGAACGCACAGTCGCAGCGGCTCAACGTCAGCGCCAGTAACCTGGCTAACGCCGACAGCGTTACCGGGCCTGACGGCCAGCCGTATGTGGCAAAGCAGGTGGTCTTTCAGACCAATGCTGAGCCCGGCTCACCTACCGGCGGCGTACGTGTTTCCCAGGTGGTTGACGATCCCACACCAGCAAAGCTGGTCTATGAACCGGGCAATCCCATGGCGGATGCGAAAGGCTACGTAAAAATGCCTAACGTTGACGTAGTCGGGGAAACGGTGAACACCCTTTCGGCCTCACGCAGCTACCAGGCTAATGTCGAAGTGTTAAACACCGTTAAGCAAATGATGATGAAAACCCTGACGATGGGTCAATAA
- the pyrC gene encoding dihydroorotase — protein MTTLPQQLLIRRPDDWHIHLRDDEMLQTVLPYTSEVCGRAIVMPNLVPPVTSVAAAVAYRERILAARPAGHDFTPLMTCYLTDTLDASELETGFNDGVFTAAKLYPAHATTNSSYGVTDIASIASVLERMQKIGMPLLVHGEVTGADIDIFDREARFIETVMIPLRRQFPALKVVMEHITTREAAAYVQEGDSLLAATITPQHLMFNRNHMLVGGIRPHLYCLPILKRNVHQQALREVIASGNDRFFLGTDTAPHLQHRKESSCGCAGVFNAPTALSAYATVFEEMNALAHFEAFCSLNGPRFYGLPLNEGTVKLVRKPWKVAESIALGNDRLIPFLAGETLNWTVER, from the coding sequence ATGACAACACTTCCCCAGCAACTCCTGATCCGCCGCCCTGACGACTGGCATATCCATTTGCGTGACGACGAGATGCTGCAAACCGTGCTGCCCTATACCAGTGAAGTGTGCGGTCGGGCCATTGTGATGCCTAACCTGGTCCCGCCAGTTACCAGCGTGGCGGCTGCCGTGGCCTACCGTGAACGAATTCTGGCTGCGCGCCCTGCCGGGCACGATTTCACCCCCCTGATGACCTGTTATCTGACGGATACGCTGGACGCCAGTGAACTGGAAACCGGCTTTAACGACGGTGTTTTCACTGCCGCGAAGCTGTATCCCGCCCATGCCACAACTAACTCCAGCTACGGCGTAACGGATATCGCCAGCATCGCCTCGGTGCTGGAGCGAATGCAGAAAATCGGCATGCCGCTGCTGGTCCATGGTGAAGTGACCGGTGCAGATATTGATATCTTCGATCGCGAGGCGCGTTTTATTGAGACGGTGATGATCCCGTTGCGCAGGCAGTTTCCGGCGCTGAAAGTGGTGATGGAACATATCACCACCCGGGAAGCCGCCGCCTATGTCCAGGAGGGCGATAGCCTGCTGGCGGCCACCATCACACCTCAGCACCTGATGTTTAACCGTAATCATATGCTGGTTGGCGGCATCCGGCCCCATCTGTACTGCCTGCCGATATTAAAGCGCAACGTTCATCAACAGGCGCTGCGTGAGGTGATAGCCAGCGGCAACGATCGCTTCTTCCTTGGCACCGACACGGCTCCGCATCTGCAACACCGTAAAGAGTCCAGCTGCGGCTGCGCCGGGGTATTTAATGCGCCAACCGCGCTGTCTGCCTATGCGACAGTGTTTGAGGAGATGAACGCCCTTGCGCATTTTGAGGCATTTTGTTCGCTAAACGGGCCGCGTTTCTACGGCCTGCCGCTAAACGAGGGGACGGTGAAGCTGGTTCGCAAGCCCTGGAAAGTAGCCGAAAGCATTGCGCTGGGTAATGACCGCCTGATCCCCTTCCTGGCGGGCGAGACGCTTAACTGGACGGTAGAGCGTTAA
- the flgA gene encoding flagellar basal body P-ring formation chaperone FlgA gives MRALSLLVMCLTGLLTLSASAEDLTGQLNQFFKSRYGENGQSADTLSVVVKTPQAQWPDCTAPQFSLPGNSRMWGSMSVAANCGQNRRYIQVQVQVTGDYIVAARQVARGTALTPADVKIEHGRLDTLPARAVMSADEIADAVTLRDFLPGQPVTLMMVRQPWRVKAGQNVTVTASGEGFNVSSEGQAMNNATAAQLVRVRMSSGQIVNGKVGADGNILITL, from the coding sequence ATGCGCGCCTTAAGCCTGCTTGTAATGTGCCTGACCGGACTGCTCACGCTGTCGGCCAGCGCCGAAGACCTGACCGGTCAGTTAAATCAATTTTTCAAATCCCGCTATGGGGAAAACGGCCAGAGTGCCGATACCCTTAGCGTGGTAGTAAAAACGCCGCAGGCTCAGTGGCCAGACTGCACTGCCCCGCAGTTCTCACTTCCCGGTAACAGCCGGATGTGGGGTAGCATGAGCGTCGCCGCAAACTGCGGGCAGAACCGTCGCTATATTCAGGTCCAGGTTCAGGTGACCGGCGATTATATTGTCGCCGCCCGGCAGGTGGCTCGCGGTACCGCCCTCACGCCCGCCGATGTTAAAATTGAACACGGACGGCTGGATACCCTGCCCGCCCGTGCGGTGATGTCAGCGGATGAGATTGCCGATGCGGTCACCCTGCGCGACTTTTTGCCAGGACAGCCGGTTACGCTGATGATGGTCAGACAGCCCTGGCGGGTTAAGGCGGGTCAGAACGTGACCGTAACCGCCAGCGGCGAGGGCTTTAACGTCTCCAGCGAGGGGCAGGCCATGAATAATGCCACCGCCGCCCAGCTGGTACGCGTGAGAATGAGTTCAGGGCAGATTGTGAATGGTAAAGTTGGCGCGGATGGGAATATTCTGATAACGCTATAA
- the rimJ gene encoding ribosomal protein S5-alanine N-acetyltransferase encodes MFGYRSAAPKVRLTTDRLVVRLVHERDAWRLADYYAENRAFLKPWEPVRDESHCYPSGWQARLGLITEMHRQASAFYFVVMDPEENAVRGVANFSNVVRGSFHACYLGYSLGQQWQGQGMMFEALQSAIRYMQRQQRIHRIMANYMPHNHRSGDLLARLGFVKEGYAKDYLLIDGRWQDHVLTALTASEWTPERRG; translated from the coding sequence ATGTTTGGCTATCGATCCGCTGCGCCCAAAGTGCGCCTGACTACGGACAGACTGGTTGTTCGCCTGGTCCATGAGCGCGATGCATGGCGTCTGGCAGACTATTACGCTGAAAACCGCGCTTTTCTTAAACCCTGGGAGCCGGTGCGGGACGAAAGTCACTGTTACCCCTCCGGCTGGCAGGCCAGGCTCGGTCTGATAACCGAAATGCACCGACAGGCCAGCGCATTCTATTTTGTGGTGATGGATCCGGAAGAAAACGCGGTTCGCGGCGTGGCGAACTTCAGCAACGTGGTACGGGGATCCTTCCATGCCTGCTACCTGGGCTATTCGCTGGGGCAGCAGTGGCAGGGCCAGGGAATGATGTTTGAAGCGCTACAGTCGGCGATTCGCTATATGCAGCGCCAGCAGCGCATCCATCGCATTATGGCAAACTACATGCCGCATAATCATCGCAGCGGCGATTTGCTGGCCCGGCTGGGTTTTGTAAAAGAGGGTTATGCAAAGGATTACCTGCTGATTGATGGTCGCTGGCAGGATCACGTGCTGACGGCCCTGACCGCCAGCGAATGGACACCCGAACGTCGGGGATAA
- the flgN gene encoding flagellar export chaperone FlgN, translating to MDKLLNALDKMLEVLSNLADVMMAEQQQLSGGQVNSSLLQRITEDKSSLLATLNFIEQLRRDAEKEAGLHAPYSLQPEMAKRWAAIQEQTVKLRDTNLHNGLLLNHQIGFTEQALEVLKPHQTQKFYGPDGQATSSGFISRKV from the coding sequence ATGGATAAGCTGCTGAACGCGCTTGATAAAATGCTTGAAGTGCTATCGAACCTGGCCGACGTCATGATGGCAGAGCAGCAACAGCTCTCTGGCGGACAGGTCAACAGCAGCTTGCTCCAGCGTATTACCGAAGATAAAAGCTCCCTGCTGGCCACGCTCAATTTTATTGAGCAGCTGCGGCGCGATGCGGAAAAAGAGGCCGGGCTACATGCGCCCTACAGCCTTCAGCCGGAGATGGCGAAGCGCTGGGCCGCTATTCAGGAGCAGACCGTTAAGCTGCGGGATACCAACCTGCACAACGGACTGCTGCTTAATCATCAGATTGGCTTTACCGAGCAGGCGCTGGAGGTGCTTAAGCCCCACCAGACGCAAAAATTCTATGGCCCGGACGGTCAGGCAACCTCGAGCGGTTTTATCAGTCGTAAAGTCTGA
- the flgM gene encoding flagellar biosynthesis anti-sigma factor FlgM — MSIDRTQPLNPAATVQTRDTNETAAPKARQVETKTTPSATQVVLSGAQSQLTKSSSQDINTARVEELKTAIRNGDLKMDSGKIADALIQQAKDSIEGN; from the coding sequence ATGAGCATCGACAGAACTCAACCTTTGAACCCAGCGGCTACCGTTCAGACGCGTGATACTAACGAAACGGCAGCACCGAAGGCACGTCAGGTCGAGACGAAAACTACCCCGTCCGCTACCCAGGTTGTACTGAGCGGCGCGCAGTCACAGCTGACCAAATCCAGCTCGCAGGATATTAACACCGCGCGCGTGGAAGAGTTAAAAACCGCCATTCGCAATGGCGACCTGAAAATGGACAGCGGTAAAATCGCTGATGCCCTGATTCAACAGGCAAAAGATTCGATAGAAGGTAACTAA
- the flgB gene encoding flagellar basal body rod protein FlgB yields MLDKLDAALRFNTEALNLRAQRQEILASNIANADTPGYQARDIDFASQMNKVMEQGRAQGSGLSLAVTSARHIPAETLQPASMDLMYRIPDQPSMDGNTVDMDRERTQFADNSLKYQTDLTVISSQIKSMMSVLQGQ; encoded by the coding sequence ATGCTCGACAAACTGGACGCGGCACTCAGGTTTAATACCGAAGCGTTAAACCTGCGTGCCCAGCGGCAGGAAATCCTGGCATCTAACATCGCCAATGCTGACACCCCTGGCTATCAGGCTCGCGATATTGATTTCGCCAGTCAGATGAACAAGGTGATGGAGCAGGGGCGGGCACAAGGATCGGGGCTGTCGCTGGCGGTTACGTCGGCACGCCATATTCCCGCAGAAACGCTGCAACCCGCCTCCATGGACCTGATGTACCGCATCCCGGATCAGCCGTCGATGGATGGCAACACGGTTGATATGGACCGCGAACGTACGCAGTTTGCGGACAACAGCCTGAAATATCAGACCGATCTGACCGTTATCAGCAGCCAGATCAAAAGCATGATGTCCGTGCTACAGGGGCAATAA
- the dinI gene encoding DNA damage-inducible protein I, translated as MRVEVTVAKTTSLPAGAIDALSNELIKRIDKQFPESPNSVSVRYAGSNNLTVMGGGKEAKDRVTEILQETWESADDWFITD; from the coding sequence ATGCGTGTTGAAGTTACCGTTGCAAAAACTACTTCTCTTCCCGCCGGTGCCATCGATGCGCTCTCAAATGAGCTGATCAAGCGCATTGATAAGCAGTTCCCGGAATCGCCAAACAGCGTCTCCGTCCGTTATGCCGGGTCCAATAATCTGACCGTCATGGGTGGAGGCAAAGAAGCCAAAGACCGCGTTACCGAAATCCTCCAGGAAACCTGGGAAAGCGCTGACGACTGGTTTATCACTGACTGA
- a CDS encoding lipoprotein, with protein sequence MKKVTLALCAFFLTGLLAGCNQLTQYTISEQEVNQALQKHNNYEKQIGVAGLIDAHIVLTDLSSQIGREEPNKVTLSGNAKVNISSLFGPQQATMKLTMKALPFYDKDQGAVFLKDMELVDVQVEPEKMQGVLKTLTPYLNQSLKDYFNQKPAWVLSTDRSKAESLAKRFAKGLEVKPGELVIPFTER encoded by the coding sequence ATGAAAAAGGTGACTCTGGCGCTTTGCGCCTTTTTTTTGACCGGTCTGCTGGCTGGTTGTAATCAGCTTACGCAGTACACGATTAGTGAGCAGGAAGTGAATCAGGCCCTGCAGAAACACAATAATTATGAAAAGCAGATTGGCGTTGCCGGGCTGATTGACGCGCATATTGTCCTGACCGATCTCAGCAGTCAGATTGGTCGTGAAGAACCGAATAAAGTGACGCTCTCCGGCAATGCAAAGGTCAATATCAGCTCGCTGTTCGGCCCGCAGCAGGCCACCATGAAACTGACCATGAAGGCGCTGCCGTTCTACGATAAAGATCAGGGCGCGGTATTCTTAAAGGATATGGAGCTGGTAGACGTACAGGTCGAACCTGAAAAAATGCAGGGCGTGCTGAAGACCCTAACGCCTTATCTGAATCAGTCGCTGAAGGACTATTTCAATCAAAAACCGGCCTGGGTGCTCAGTACCGATCGCAGTAAGGCTGAGTCGCTGGCAAAACGCTTTGCTAAAGGACTGGAAGTGAAACCCGGCGAGCTGGTTATTCCCTTCACCGAACGTTAA